From a single Fulvivirga ulvae genomic region:
- a CDS encoding sodium-translocating pyrophosphatase codes for MNNVIYVVPLLGLLGLIVMAVKSAWVKKQDAGDEKMQVLANHIKEGALAFLNAEYKVLTIFVIVAGILLGVISAFVATTHWFIIIAFVIGAFFSALAGNIGMRIATAANVRTTQAARTSLPQALKVSFTGGTVMGLGVAGLAVFGLSVLFTILFMWFMGGEWTANGVHDMTIVLEALAGFSLGAESIALFARVGGGIYTKAADVGADLVGKVEAGIPEDDPRNPATIADNVGDNVGDVAGMGADLFGSYVATVLASMVLGNYVIRDMGGSITDEFGGIGPILLPLVIAGLGIVFSIIGTFFIKISDNNAKEPQVQGALNRGNWSSIILTGIAAFFIIDWMLPSVMQMNFFGQGLINVTSMDVFYAVLVGLAVGGLISYFTEYYTGLGKKPVLDIVQKSATGAATNIIAGLATGMISTFAPILLFAGAIWGAYEFAGFYGVAIAASAMMATTAMQLAIDAFGPIADNAGGIAEMSELPKDVREKTDILDSVGNTTAAIGKGFAIASAALTALALFAAYVTFTGINGINIFKADVLAALFIGGMIPVVFSALAMNSVGKAAMEMVKEVRRQFKEIPGIMEGTGKPEYGKCVDISTKAALKEMMLPGAITIITPILVGFIMGPEALGSYMAGVAVSGVLWAIFQNNAGGAWDNAKKSFEAGVEIDGEMTFKGSDAHKAAVTGDTVGDPFKDTSGPSMNILIKLTCLVGLVIAPILGEVYNNVEHAQTEEVKTEILTTIQEEEATTTTVSATSETEVESTSETVIKEEVKTEGQEAKE; via the coding sequence ATGAATAACGTCATTTACGTAGTTCCCCTGCTAGGGCTTTTAGGGCTCATTGTTATGGCAGTAAAATCCGCCTGGGTTAAGAAACAGGATGCCGGAGATGAAAAAATGCAAGTTCTTGCCAACCACATTAAAGAAGGAGCATTGGCATTCTTAAATGCAGAATACAAAGTTCTAACTATTTTCGTAATAGTTGCCGGCATATTGCTGGGTGTCATTTCTGCTTTCGTTGCCACAACGCACTGGTTTATTATCATCGCATTTGTAATAGGAGCATTCTTTTCTGCCCTCGCAGGAAACATCGGAATGCGTATAGCCACTGCTGCCAACGTAAGAACTACTCAGGCTGCCAGAACCAGCCTTCCGCAGGCTCTTAAAGTATCTTTCACCGGAGGAACCGTAATGGGACTTGGTGTAGCCGGACTTGCGGTATTTGGCCTTAGTGTGCTGTTTACAATTCTTTTTATGTGGTTTATGGGCGGAGAGTGGACTGCCAATGGTGTGCATGACATGACCATCGTACTGGAAGCACTCGCCGGTTTTTCCCTGGGTGCTGAGTCAATAGCGCTTTTTGCACGTGTTGGTGGAGGTATTTACACCAAGGCAGCAGATGTAGGAGCTGACCTTGTGGGTAAAGTAGAAGCAGGGATCCCTGAAGATGACCCAAGAAACCCTGCTACAATCGCTGATAACGTAGGGGATAACGTAGGTGACGTTGCTGGTATGGGTGCTGACCTTTTTGGGTCTTACGTAGCCACGGTATTAGCTTCAATGGTACTGGGTAACTATGTGATCCGTGATATGGGCGGTTCGATCACTGACGAATTCGGAGGTATAGGACCAATTCTTCTTCCTTTGGTAATTGCCGGTCTCGGTATTGTATTTTCTATCATCGGAACATTCTTTATTAAAATAAGTGATAATAACGCCAAAGAACCACAGGTACAAGGTGCCCTTAACCGAGGAAACTGGAGCTCGATCATCCTTACTGGTATTGCAGCTTTCTTTATTATAGACTGGATGCTTCCTTCAGTAATGCAAATGAATTTCTTCGGTCAGGGCCTGATCAATGTTACCTCAATGGATGTATTTTATGCCGTACTGGTGGGTCTTGCCGTAGGTGGCCTGATCTCTTACTTTACTGAGTACTACACCGGCCTTGGCAAAAAGCCCGTCCTTGATATTGTTCAAAAATCTGCCACTGGTGCCGCCACTAATATTATTGCCGGTTTAGCTACAGGTATGATCTCTACCTTCGCACCCATACTTTTATTTGCCGGTGCTATCTGGGGCGCATACGAGTTCGCCGGTTTCTACGGTGTGGCTATTGCCGCTTCAGCTATGATGGCAACCACTGCCATGCAATTGGCTATCGATGCCTTCGGCCCTATTGCTGACAACGCCGGTGGTATAGCCGAAATGAGCGAGCTTCCTAAAGATGTAAGAGAAAAGACGGATATCCTTGATTCGGTAGGCAACACTACCGCTGCCATAGGTAAAGGCTTTGCCATCGCCTCTGCAGCTTTAACCGCACTGGCTCTATTTGCAGCCTATGTAACATTTACAGGTATCAACGGTATCAACATTTTTAAAGCTGATGTGCTCGCTGCCCTGTTTATTGGTGGTATGATACCCGTGGTATTCTCCGCTCTTGCCATGAATTCAGTAGGTAAAGCTGCTATGGAAATGGTGAAAGAAGTGAGAAGACAGTTCAAGGAAATACCAGGCATCATGGAAGGTACCGGTAAGCCTGAATATGGTAAATGTGTTGACATTTCTACAAAAGCTGCCCTTAAAGAAATGATGTTACCCGGTGCTATCACCATTATTACTCCAATCCTTGTAGGCTTTATTATGGGACCTGAAGCTTTGGGAAGTTACATGGCAGGTGTGGCTGTTTCCGGTGTGCTTTGGGCTATCTTCCAGAACAATGCCGGCGGAGCATGGGATAATGCCAAGAAGTCTTTTGAAGCTGGTGTCGAAATAGATGGAGAAATGACTTTCAAAGGATCTGACGCGCATAAAGCAGCTGTAACAGGGGATACCGTTGGTGACCCGTTTAAGGACACCTCTGGCCCTTCAATGAACATTCTTATTAAGCTTACATGCCTGGTAGGTTTGGTTATTGCTCCTATCCTTGGAGAGGTTTACAATAACGTAGAACATGCTCAGACCGAGGAAGTAAAAACTGAAATATTAACAACTATTCAGGAAGAAGAGGCTACAACCACGACTGTAAGTGCTACAAGCGAAACTGAAGTAGAATCTACCTCTGAGACTGTAATAAAAGAAGAAGTTAAAACCGAAGGCCAAGAGGCCAAGGAATAA
- a CDS encoding acyl-CoA thioesterase has product MSKKQKFVRESFVTMTEFVLPNDTNTLNNLMGGKLMHWMDIVSAIAAQKHSNRIVVTASVDNVSFGKPIQLGNVVTLKAKVTRSFNSSMEVHILVEAEDIPGNKKFASNSAFFTFVAVDQSGKPIDVPEAIPETDEEKELYAGALRRRQLRLVLAGRMKPEEAVELKSIFKFEENNG; this is encoded by the coding sequence ATGTCCAAGAAACAAAAATTTGTGAGAGAGTCGTTTGTAACCATGACCGAATTTGTGCTGCCTAACGACACCAATACCTTAAACAACCTGATGGGCGGAAAACTCATGCACTGGATGGACATTGTTTCAGCCATTGCAGCCCAGAAACACTCCAACCGGATAGTGGTAACTGCTTCGGTTGACAATGTATCCTTCGGCAAACCCATCCAGCTTGGTAATGTAGTTACACTAAAAGCCAAGGTTACCCGATCATTCAATTCCTCTATGGAAGTCCATATTCTTGTAGAAGCTGAAGATATTCCAGGAAATAAGAAATTTGCCAGCAACAGTGCCTTTTTCACTTTTGTAGCGGTCGATCAGTCTGGTAAACCAATAGATGTACCTGAAGCCATACCAGAAACTGATGAAGAGAAAGAATTGTATGCAGGAGCGCTCAGGAGGAGACAGCTGCGGCTGGTACTTGCCGGAAGAATGAAGCCGGAAGAAGCTGTTGAATTAAAATCAATATTCAAATTTGAAGAGAACAATGGCTGA
- a CDS encoding protein-L-isoaspartate(D-aspartate) O-methyltransferase produces MEDSYKHRGMRRSLLKTLRGKGITNEAVLAAIGKVPRHFFFDNALLEHAYQDKAFPIGEGQTISQPYTVAFQSEKLNVKEGCKVLEIGTGSGYQACVLVEMGANVYTIEYNKVLYERTRKFLPLMGYRPRFFHGDGSKGLPRHAPFDRIIVTAGAPSVPDSLIKQLNIGGILIIPVGDNERQKMLRITRIDEKKLKKEEFDFFSFVPLKGEEGWGR; encoded by the coding sequence ATGGAAGACAGCTACAAACACAGAGGTATGAGGCGCTCTCTGCTGAAAACACTAAGAGGCAAAGGGATTACAAACGAAGCGGTACTGGCAGCAATAGGCAAAGTACCCAGACATTTCTTTTTCGACAATGCATTACTTGAACATGCCTATCAGGACAAAGCCTTCCCTATTGGAGAAGGCCAGACAATTTCCCAACCCTATACCGTTGCATTCCAATCAGAAAAGCTTAATGTAAAAGAAGGCTGTAAAGTGCTGGAAATAGGAACAGGAAGCGGTTATCAGGCATGCGTACTTGTGGAAATGGGCGCCAATGTTTATACGATAGAATATAATAAAGTCCTCTATGAAAGAACACGTAAATTTCTCCCGCTTATGGGCTACAGACCCCGCTTCTTCCACGGAGATGGCTCCAAAGGCCTGCCCCGACATGCACCGTTTGACAGGATCATAGTAACGGCCGGGGCCCCTTCGGTACCCGATAGCCTGATCAAACAATTAAATATTGGTGGTATCCTAATTATTCCTGTTGGTGATAACGAAAGGCAAAAAATGCTAAGGATCACCAGGATAGATGAGAAAAAGCTTAAAAAAGAAGAGTTTGATTTCTTCAGCTTCGTACCTTTGAAAGGCGAGGAAGGCTGGGGACGGTGA
- a CDS encoding XRE family transcriptional regulator translates to MSLISENIKYLRKKLGLTQEQFAERIDIKRSLVGAYEEGRADPRISNLIRMANIFGTSVDILINKDVSRLSEEELNVSKFKRGKEVLAITVDEHQRENIELVPQKAAAGYLNGYADPEYIQELPKFKLPILPTNATYRAFEISGDSMLPILPGTIIIGEYVDDVRDIKNGKTYILVTKSEGIVYKRVFNYINDNGKLFLVSDNRQYAPYQIGIEDVMEVWASKAYISVQFPDADDSKEVSTEQLASIVLDLQKEIIRLKENKK, encoded by the coding sequence ATGAGCCTTATCAGTGAAAATATAAAATACCTGAGAAAAAAGTTGGGCTTAACTCAGGAGCAGTTTGCTGAAAGAATAGATATCAAGAGATCACTGGTTGGTGCATATGAAGAGGGAAGGGCAGATCCCAGGATAAGTAATCTCATAAGAATGGCTAATATCTTCGGAACCTCGGTAGATATCCTTATCAATAAAGATGTAAGCCGATTGTCGGAAGAAGAGCTTAATGTAAGTAAATTTAAAAGGGGAAAAGAGGTGTTGGCAATTACTGTCGATGAACATCAAAGAGAAAATATAGAGCTGGTTCCGCAAAAAGCTGCTGCGGGATACCTTAACGGCTATGCCGACCCGGAGTATATTCAGGAGCTTCCTAAATTCAAACTTCCGATTTTACCCACCAATGCCACTTACCGCGCCTTTGAAATTTCAGGTGACTCTATGCTTCCTATACTACCGGGAACCATTATTATAGGGGAATATGTCGACGATGTGAGGGATATAAAGAATGGTAAGACGTACATTCTGGTAACCAAATCAGAAGGCATTGTTTATAAAAGAGTTTTCAACTACATAAACGACAACGGAAAGCTATTTTTGGTATCGGATAACCGGCAGTATGCCCCTTATCAGATCGGTATTGAAGATGTAATGGAGGTATGGGCGAGTAAAGCATACATCAGTGTTCAGTTTCCGGACGCTGACGACAGCAAAGAGGTTTCAACAGAGCAACTGGCTTCCATCGTGCTGGATTTACAAAAAGAGATTATCAGATTAAAAGAAAATAAGAAATAA
- a CDS encoding outer membrane beta-barrel protein, whose protein sequence is MDSILKKCLLLALLSGASFIVKAQGFGPDPGMKQINFGLGASAYGVPVYFGMDFGITDKITIGPRISYRSYSDRYRFIGNSYKVRYSVTNISFRGDYHFGNHIDGLPGELDLYGGLSVGYTIWSDNYSGNDDFDLEESKAFIGVQAGARWYFHPNWAANAEVSGSSLSGLEVGLSYKF, encoded by the coding sequence ATGGACAGCATATTAAAGAAATGTTTATTGCTTGCCTTATTGTCTGGCGCTAGCTTTATAGTGAAAGCTCAGGGATTTGGACCAGATCCTGGGATGAAACAGATTAATTTTGGCTTAGGGGCCTCAGCGTATGGAGTTCCTGTTTATTTTGGTATGGATTTCGGAATTACTGACAAAATCACAATCGGGCCAAGAATAAGTTACCGAAGCTATAGCGATCGCTACCGTTTTATCGGAAATAGTTATAAAGTTCGTTACTCTGTTACTAATATAAGCTTTAGAGGTGACTACCATTTTGGAAACCACATAGATGGTTTACCTGGAGAGTTGGATCTTTACGGTGGTTTATCTGTTGGTTATACTATCTGGAGTGATAACTACAGTGGTAATGATGATTTTGATCTGGAAGAATCAAAAGCATTCATCGGAGTTCAGGCAGGTGCCAGGTGGTATTTTCATCCAAATTGGGCTGCCAATGCAGAAGTTTCCGGTAGTTCATTATCTGGCTTAGAGGTAGGGTTGTCTTACAAATTCTAG
- a CDS encoding AMP-binding protein — protein sequence MDPAFQINGKTVAWEKLDQFDPSNPFEKTTIDFVRQWLSGTSTFNIHTSGSTGTPKAISITRKQMETSARFTINALQLQPFQTALVCLDTGYIAGKMMLVRALINRMNIMAVNPSSNPLENISYSPDFAAVVPLQLEEMLKYEQVTNHLNKMSAIIVGGAPISTMLERKLQQITAPVYATYGMTETVSHIALKRLNGPEKSATYTTFEEVKLGLDPRGCLTIQSALTNHEVLITNDLVNLADNHHFEWLGRADNTINSGGVKIQSEKVEKVVSQILDELELPNRFFVAGLPDEKLGQKVCLIIEAESVQSDLKNIAVRLQEKLDKYETPKSILSIPHFSETPTGKINRKKTLKNLTITNKTQVI from the coding sequence ATGGATCCAGCATTTCAAATCAACGGCAAGACCGTAGCTTGGGAAAAACTTGATCAGTTTGACCCTTCAAACCCTTTTGAAAAAACTACCATTGACTTTGTCCGGCAATGGCTTTCCGGCACAAGCACCTTTAATATCCACACATCAGGATCCACAGGTACCCCAAAAGCCATAAGCATCACCAGGAAACAAATGGAAACAAGTGCTCGGTTTACCATTAATGCGCTACAGCTACAACCTTTCCAAACCGCGCTGGTCTGCCTTGACACCGGTTACATAGCTGGCAAAATGATGCTGGTGCGTGCTTTGATCAATCGCATGAATATCATGGCTGTAAACCCTTCGTCGAATCCCCTGGAAAACATTAGCTATTCACCAGACTTTGCGGCAGTGGTACCACTCCAGCTGGAAGAAATGCTTAAATATGAGCAAGTAACTAATCATCTCAATAAAATGAGTGCCATAATAGTTGGAGGTGCCCCTATAAGCACCATGCTGGAAAGAAAACTTCAACAAATAACTGCCCCTGTTTATGCCACCTATGGTATGACAGAAACTGTCTCGCACATTGCATTGAAAAGGCTTAACGGACCTGAAAAGTCAGCAACATATACAACATTTGAAGAAGTGAAGCTGGGCCTTGATCCGAGAGGCTGCCTTACCATACAGTCTGCACTGACCAACCATGAAGTACTTATAACAAATGACCTGGTAAACCTGGCAGATAACCATCATTTTGAGTGGTTAGGACGGGCCGATAACACTATTAACAGCGGAGGTGTAAAAATTCAAAGTGAAAAGGTTGAAAAAGTGGTTAGTCAAATATTGGATGAACTGGAGCTCCCAAACAGGTTCTTTGTGGCAGGGTTACCGGATGAAAAACTTGGCCAGAAGGTATGCCTGATCATTGAGGCTGAAAGTGTTCAAAGCGATCTAAAAAATATAGCTGTTAGGTTGCAGGAGAAATTAGACAAATATGAGACACCAAAAAGCATCCTGAGTATTCCACATTTTTCAGAGACGCCCACGGGGAAAATCAACAGAAAGAAAACCTTAAAAAATCTTACCATCACCAATAAAACACAGGTAATTTAA
- a CDS encoding zinc-dependent metalloprotease has product MKRILFAVFAIAQLTGCHSTKQMAQTSSDTTKEEKKEIKPYDKIVTKSTISDDGLFLIHQNDDKVYYEIPDTLLGRDMLLVSRISKIAPNFSGGYINAGTKTGEQVVRWLKRNNSILLKSVSYNAVASDSLPIYQSVESNNYAPTLQSFKIKAFSADSTSVVIEVTDLFTTDIPSLSALSSEMRKNYKIKKLDSERSFIESVKSFPFNIEIKHEMTYVADEPPSYTETGTISMIMSQSMVLLPKTPMTGRLYDERVGWFTVSQIDYGSEALKADSKSFIRRWRLEPKDPEAYSRGELVEPVKPIVYYLDPATPLKWRKYFKMGIEDWQKAFETAGFKNAIIAKDPPSPLEDPDFSPEDVRYSIVRYVASTTRNAMGPSVSDPRSGEIIESDIIWYHNHLRSYRNRYLLETGAANPKARTLDTPEEEIGEMMRMVIAHEVGHALGLPHNMKASAAYPTDSLRSGAFTQKYGIAATIMDYARYNYVAQPGDKDIRFIRQIGPYDHYAINWGYRVIPDAHSSAQEKPVLDQWIKEKDGDPKYLFGSGYGDFDPTSQTEGIGADPVKASSYGLSNLKIVAANLIGWTTKGNDNYDELEELYGELTGVWSRYIGHVTANIGGVVETLKTHDQAGVVYQSVPKKDQERAMNFLLNEAFKTPEWLIKADILRRIEHAGAIERIRNLQVKHLNDLLSFETIQRLIEAEAFLGADTYTAINMMDDLQNGLWVELKSNRPIDVYRRTLQKAYVERLEYLMTAEQQPLPERWRRYMERIDVNVDQSDIRSLARAKLAELKSRIRRSGITDKMTTYHLDDVEARIDLILNPKQ; this is encoded by the coding sequence ATGAAAAGAATTTTATTCGCAGTATTTGCTATAGCTCAGTTAACAGGTTGCCACTCCACAAAACAGATGGCGCAGACCTCTTCTGACACCACAAAAGAGGAAAAAAAGGAAATTAAGCCCTACGATAAGATTGTCACGAAAAGTACAATCTCTGACGACGGGCTTTTTTTAATACATCAGAATGATGACAAGGTATACTACGAAATACCTGACACCCTTTTGGGCAGAGATATGCTGCTGGTCAGCAGAATCTCGAAAATAGCACCCAACTTTAGTGGCGGATATATCAATGCTGGCACAAAAACCGGCGAGCAAGTAGTACGATGGCTCAAAAGGAACAACAGTATTCTTTTAAAATCAGTATCTTACAATGCTGTAGCCAGCGACTCGCTTCCTATCTACCAGTCCGTAGAATCAAATAACTACGCCCCTACCCTTCAAAGCTTTAAAATCAAGGCTTTTTCAGCGGATTCAACGTCAGTCGTTATAGAAGTCACCGATCTTTTTACAACTGACATACCCAGCCTTAGTGCGCTTTCTTCGGAAATGCGCAAAAATTACAAAATAAAAAAGCTGGATAGTGAAAGATCATTTATCGAAAGCGTGAAAAGCTTCCCTTTCAATATTGAGATAAAACATGAAATGACCTATGTAGCTGATGAGCCTCCGTCGTATACCGAAACAGGCACAATCAGCATGATCATGAGCCAGTCGATGGTATTGCTACCGAAAACACCTATGACCGGACGGTTGTATGATGAGCGGGTAGGTTGGTTCACGGTCAGTCAGATAGATTATGGGTCAGAAGCGCTCAAAGCCGATTCCAAAAGCTTCATCAGGCGTTGGAGGCTGGAGCCTAAAGATCCGGAGGCCTATTCCCGTGGTGAATTGGTAGAACCTGTAAAGCCGATAGTCTATTACCTGGACCCTGCGACCCCGCTAAAGTGGAGAAAATATTTCAAAATGGGTATCGAAGACTGGCAAAAAGCTTTTGAAACAGCGGGTTTCAAAAATGCCATCATTGCAAAAGACCCGCCTTCACCATTAGAAGACCCAGATTTCAGCCCTGAAGATGTGCGCTATTCCATAGTACGCTACGTAGCGAGTACCACAAGAAACGCCATGGGTCCCAGTGTTTCAGATCCACGTTCAGGTGAAATTATTGAAAGTGATATCATCTGGTACCACAACCATCTGAGATCATACAGAAACAGATATCTGTTAGAAACAGGAGCTGCTAACCCCAAAGCACGGACCCTGGATACTCCGGAAGAAGAAATCGGTGAAATGATGAGAATGGTAATAGCTCATGAGGTAGGGCATGCTCTGGGCTTGCCACACAATATGAAAGCAAGTGCTGCATACCCTACAGATTCGCTGAGATCAGGTGCCTTCACTCAAAAGTATGGTATCGCTGCCACCATCATGGACTATGCCCGGTATAATTATGTAGCCCAGCCTGGCGATAAAGACATCAGATTTATACGTCAGATCGGCCCGTATGATCACTATGCCATAAACTGGGGATACAGAGTAATCCCTGACGCTCACTCTTCCGCTCAGGAAAAGCCTGTTCTAGATCAGTGGATCAAAGAAAAGGATGGTGACCCCAAATACCTGTTTGGAAGTGGCTATGGCGATTTCGATCCCACCTCTCAAACTGAAGGCATAGGTGCTGACCCGGTTAAAGCCAGTAGTTATGGTTTATCTAACTTAAAAATTGTAGCAGCCAACCTCATAGGCTGGACCACAAAAGGAAATGATAATTATGATGAGCTGGAAGAGTTATATGGAGAGTTGACAGGCGTCTGGAGCAGGTATATCGGGCACGTTACAGCTAATATCGGCGGTGTTGTAGAGACCCTCAAAACACATGATCAAGCTGGTGTTGTTTATCAGAGTGTACCTAAAAAAGACCAGGAAAGGGCCATGAACTTTTTACTTAATGAAGCTTTCAAAACTCCCGAATGGCTGATCAAAGCGGACATATTAAGAAGAATAGAACATGCCGGTGCTATTGAAAGAATCCGGAACCTTCAGGTAAAACATCTGAATGACCTGCTAAGCTTTGAAACCATTCAAAGACTTATTGAGGCGGAAGCTTTTCTTGGAGCCGACACCTATACAGCCATAAACATGATGGACGATCTTCAGAACGGATTATGGGTTGAGCTGAAGAGTAACCGACCTATTGATGTTTATAGAAGAACACTTCAGAAAGCTTATGTCGAACGACTCGAATATTTAATGACGGCAGAACAACAGCCCCTGCCTGAACGTTGGAGAAGGTATATGGAACGCATTGATGTCAATGTAGACCAGTCAGACATCAGGTCCCTGGCCCGGGCAAAGCTGGCAGAGCTGAAAAGCAGGATCAGGAGATCGGGAATTACAGATAAAATGACAACTTATCATCTGGATGATGTGGAAGCGCGTATTGACCTGATATTGAACCCTAAACAATAA